A segment of the Candidatus Microthrix subdominans genome:
GTGGTGTTCTGGCAATCGGCTCGGACCCGCAAGCAGGCGCGGCCCAACGTCACTGTCCCCTCCGCCCGAGCCTCGGGCCACCGACTCAACATCGTGGTGGACACCCGCGAGCGGTATGCGTGGAAGTTCTCGGCCCAGCAGGCCACGACCACCAAAAGGGCACTGCCGGCCGGGGACTATGCGGTCGATGGCGTGGACGGACGGCCTGCTGCGGTCGTGGAACGCAAGAGCCTGGAGGATCTCGTGTCGACGATCACCGGCGGCAAACTCTGGACGCTGCTCGCAGCGCTGGCCGATGTTCCCCACGCGGCGTTGGTGGTCGACGAGCGCTACTCGTCGGTGTTCAAGCTGGACAGGGTTCGCCCGGCACTGATCGCCGAACAGTTGGCCGAAGCGGCGGTGCGGTATCCGTCGGTGCCGATCGTGTTTGCAGAGACCCGCCAGCTGGCCCAGGAGTGGACGTACCGGTTCTTTGGCGCGGCCCTCGACCACCGTCTGAACGAGGAGGCCGGCGCCCAACGACTCGATGGGCTGACCGGAGCCGGGCCGGTTCCGGCCCGGGAGCCAACCACCGCAGAGGTCCGCTCGTGGGCGATCGCCGCCGGGCTGACAGTCGCCGACCGGGGGCGGCTTCGTCCGGAGATCTGGACTGCCTACCGGTCTGCGGTCGCCGGTTCGCCAGAGGCGGTTGGATAGATAGGACTGCCTAACATAGAGTTTTGCTGATGCGGACAGCACACGTAAACCAGACTGCGCAACCCGGCCCGCCCGACCGGCCGAGCGGCGCCGTGCCGGCGGCTCGGGCCAGGCTCTGCGGCGTGGCCTCGCTGCTGGCAGCCGTCGCCATCACGCTCGCCTGGGTGGGCGGCGCCGGTGCGTCGGTCGCCGACCCACCGGGTGCCGTGCTTGCTCGCTACCAAGGTGGCGCGCAGGTGTCCGACGGTGTGCGGACCGTCACGGTGTCTCAGTCCGCCGAGCTCCAGCCGGGCCAGTCAATCGCCGTCAACGGCGTCGGGTTCGACGTTGATAAGGGCGTCTACGTCGGCCTGTGTCTCGTGCCGCCGGCCGGTGCAGTGCCATCGCCGTGCGCCGGAGGTGAGGACCGCTCCGGCAGCTCGGGGGCGTCGGCTTGGTTTTCGTCCAATCCTCCCTCCTACGCCACCAACATTGCGGTGCCCTACGCCCAGGGTGGGTCCTTGAGCGCCCAGCTCACCGTGTCGCCCGAGCTGGGTGGTGGTCTGGATTGCCGGCAGGTGCAGTGCGCCATCGCCACTCGCAACGATCACACCCGTTCGACCGACCGGTCCCAGGACCTCTATATCCCGGTGACTTTTGCCGCCGGTGCTCCGGCCGAGGCCCCTCAGCCAACCGAAGCCCCCGTCGTGCCGGCCCCTCCAGTCGAGGAGCCGGTGCAGGCGACGATCGCTGAGGCTCCGGTCACCCCGGCGCCACCGGTCGAGGATAAGCCGGCGACCACCAGGCCGAAGGCGACGACGACCGCAAAGCCCAAGAAGAAGTCGACGACGACGGTTCCGAAGACGACCACCACTACGACCAAGCCGAAGGCGACGACGACCAGTGCGAAGCCGACGACAACGACGGCACCCGAACGCGCCGAGGAACCGAAGATCACCGTGACATCCAATGACGGGGGTTCGGGCGGCTGGGGTTGGGGACTCGCCGCCGCCGGGGGTGTCGCGCTGCTCGGAGGTGCTGGCGCCGGCATCTACCGGTCGAAGACGGGGCGGTGGCCGGGGATGAACGCTCCCACCGACGGGGCGTCGGCACCATGAGCCGCCGAGCCAGCCGGTCCGGTCTGAGAAGGCCGACGCTCGTCGGTATCGTGCTGGGTGCCGCCCTCTTGATGGCGGCGTGCGGCGACGGGGGCGTGACCCTCGGGCAAAACAAGGAGTCGACGCCCGGACTCGGCGACGACGTGGCCGCAGCCATCGAGCCGGAGCTGCCGCTTCAGGTTGTGTCCGACAACGGCGAAACGGTCACGGTGGATTCCCTCGACCGCATCGTCAGCCTGGATGGCGGCGTCACCGAGATCCTTTTTGCGCTTGGCATGGGTGACCGGCTTGTCGGTCGCGACATCTCAACCACGTTCGCCGAGGCCGAGAAGATCCCGCTGCTGACGAAGGCCCACGACATCTCGGCCGAATCGGTGCTGTCGGTTCGGCCCGACCTGGTGATCGCCAGCGAGCTGATCGGTCCCCCGGAGGCCAAGGCCAGCATCGAGGCGGCCGGCGTGCCCGTTGTGACGATCGACCCGGTGGTCGCGGTGGACGGGGTTGGAGACCGCATCCGAACCGTCGGTGAGTTGACCGGGGTGGCACCGGCCGCCGAGGAGTTGGCCGCCGGCCTCGACGAGGAACTCGACGAGGAGGCTGCGGCGCCGGCGGGGGCCGAAGCGCCGCTGGTGGCGTTTCTCTATGTGCGGGGCAGCGCAGGCGTGTACCTGATGGCCGGGCCGGGCAGCGGGGTCGACTCGCTGATCGAGGCATCCGGCGCCACCGATGCCAGCGCCAAGATTGGGCTGAGCGATCCGTTCACCCCGCTCACCAGCGAGGCGCTTGTGAAGGCCCAACCGGACGTCATCCTGGTGACGACGACGGGGCTGGAGTCGGTCGACGGGGTCGCCGGGTTGATGCAGATCCCGGGTGTTGCCCAAACGCCGGCTGGACAGAGCGGTCGCGTCGTCACGATGGAGGATGGCCTGTTGTTCAGCTTCGGAGTCCGCACCCCCGAGGTCGTCGAGTCCCTGAAGGCCGCGTTCGCCGAGTCTGGGCAGCCAGACCGCTCGTGACCGAGACCACCCAGCAGGTTCGGGCGAGGCGGCGGCGAAGCCTGTTCGTCGGCGGCGTGGTGGCCCTCGTCGCGGTGGGTCTGGTTTCGGCGACCTCGGGTGCGATGAACATCTCGATCGCCGAGGTGTGGGCCGCCCTCCGAGGCGGTGCCGACCTCGACCCCACCATCAGGTCGGTGCTCGTCGACATCCGCTTCCCGCGGGTGGTGCTCGGCATGCTGGTCGGCGCGTCGATGGCCGCCTCCGGAGCGGTACTGCAGGGCAGCTTCGCCAACCCGCTCGCCGAGCCGGGCATCATCGGCGTCACCGCCGGCAGCGCCGTTGGGGCTGTGATCTACATCGTGTCGGGCGCAGCGGTGCTCGGCACGTTTGGCCTGTCGGCCGCCGCACTGTTCGGCGGGATGGCGGCGATCGCGCTGGTGTATACGTCCTCGCGTCGGTCCGGTCGGACCGACATCGTCACCCTGGTGCTCACCGGCATCGCCGTCAACGCGTTCGCCGGGGCGATCATCGGGCTGTTGTCCTACCTGGCCAGCGACGCCCAACTGCGGGGCATCGTGTTCTGGACGCTCGGTTCGCTGGCGCAGGCGTCGTGGTCCGACGTCGTGCTGGTGACGATCATGGGGGGCGGCGGCATCGCACTTGCCTGGAGTATCGGGCGGGCGCTCGATGTGGTGTCGCTGGGTGAGGTGCAGGCCCAGCACCTGGGCATTCCGGTCGAACGGATTCGCATCATCAGCCTCTTCGCCGCTGCCCTCGCCGCCGCCGGGGCCACCGCTGTCGCCGGGCAGATCTTGTTCGTCGGGCTGGTCATCCCCCATGCGGTCCGCATGCTGATCGGGCCGTCGCATCGGGCGCTGATCCTCGGTTCGGCGCTCGTCGGTGCGGTGCTGGTGGCGCTGGCCGATGTCGTCGCCCGCACGATCGTCGCTCCCGCCGAGTTGCCGCTGGGCGTGCTGACCGCCCTGGTGGGCGCACCGGTGTTCTTTCGTCAGATCCGCAAGTCCCGGCTGGGGGAGGCGACGTGACCAACTACGTTCGACGCCTGGTCGGCAGCGCCGCACGCGAGCCAGACCCGGTGCGCCTCGGTCAGGGTGCCGTGGCGCTGGAGGCCAGCGGTATTGTCCTCGCCCGGGGTGGTCGGCAGGTGCTGACCGACTTCAACCTCAAGCTTCACGGCGGCGAGTTGGTGGCGATCATCGGGCCGAACGGCGTCGGCAAGTCGACTGCGCTGTCCGTGCTGGCGGGGGACGTGCTGGCCGACAGCGGCACCGTGTCGGTGCTTGGGAGCGACCCGCAGAGCCTCGCGCCGGTGGAGCTGGCCCGGCGTCGAGCGGTGATGACCCAACACCACCGGTTTCCCTTCGACTTCACAGTGACCGAGGTGGTCGAGATGGGGCGCTGGGCGGCGCCGACATCGGTCGGCGGCCAAAGAGACGACACCGAATTGGCGGACGCGCTGACCTCGGCAGACCTGGATGGCCTGGCCGAGCGCCCGGTGACCCAGCTGTCGGGGGGGGAACGGGCTCGGGTCGCCTTCGCTCGGACGATGCTCCAGGGGGCACCGGTTGTGCTCGCCGACGAGCCGACTGCGTCGCTGGACCTGCGCCACCAGCACCTGCTGATGCGTCGGCTTCGGGACCGCGCCCGAGCCGGGGCAGCGGTTGCGGCGGTGTTGCACGACCTGGCGCTCGCCGCCGAATACAGCGATCGCGTGGTGTTGTTGGCCCCGGGGGGCGCCACCACCGGGGCCGAACCGGTGGCCGACGTGCTCGTCCCCGAGCGCCTGGAGGACGCCTATGGCTGTCGCATCGTCATCGGTGCTCACCCGGTGAGCGGCACTCCGGTGCCATTTTTCTTCGGGAGTTGAGTGCCCCTAACGGATGTTGTTAGGGTACCCAACCTTCAAGTCCCGACAGCCGCCCCGTGGTGGTTCCTCACCTGTGAAGAGAGACGACATGACACTTGTGACCGCACCAGCGCCGAGGCGGATCACGCCACGCCCCGGCCGGCCGTCCAGCTCCGTTCTGGCTGGACTCGTCGCCGTGGCGACGTTGTTGTTCGGCCTCATGGCCTTCGGGCTGTCCGGCGCCAGCGCCGGGGCGGCGCCCCAGGCGTCGGTGGCGGTGTCGAAGACTGATGTTGCCGACACGGGTGAGACGGTGACGGTGACGGGTACCGGGTTTGATCCGGCTGCGCATCAGGGCACGCGTCCGCCGTTGGCTGGGCAGAACTCTGGTGTGTATGTGGTGTTTGGGACGTTCGATCAGCCGTGGGCGCCCTCGGCTGGTGCGCCGGGTTCGGCTCGTCGGGTGATCAAGCAGGTATGGGCGTTGCCGGCGGCTCAGCGGGCGATCTTGGATCCGGCTGGAACCAGTCCGGATTTCGTGACGATTGCAGCGGACGGGTCGTTCACCGTCGATCTTGAGGTGGCTCCGGTTTCGGGGAGTACCGGTGAGTACGGCATCGTGACCTACGCCGGTTCTGGTGCGGTCAACGCCGACCAGGAGACGTTCACCCCAATCACGTTCTCCGATCCCGGGACGACGACGACCACCACCACGTCGACGACAACCTCGCCGTCGACAACCACGTCGACAACCACCCCGCCGTCGACGACCACCTCCACCACCACGTCGACGACAACCTCGCCGTCGAGCACGACGAGCGCGGCCCCGCCGCTTACGATCGACCCGCTGGTGCGCGAAGCGCGCAGCGCCACGGGCGCATCTGGTCAGTCGCTGTCGGTCGACCCCGCCACCGGGCTCAACCCCGAGGGCGACACGACGAAGGTGACCGGCTCCGGCTATGACGCCGAGGTGGGCATCTACGTGGCGTTGTGCGTGGACAACGGTCCCGGCGTCACCCCGGAACCGTGCGTCGGCGGCGGTGGACCCGACGCAGCCTCATCGGTGTGGATCTCGTCCAATCCGCCCTCGTACGCAGCTGGCCTTGCTGAGCCGTTCGGACCGAACGGCACCTTTGAGGTTGATCTCGAGTTGGCGGCGGCCGACGACTACGTCGACTGCTTGGAGGTTCGCTGCGCAGTGGTGACCAAGGCCGACCACACGGCGAGCGCCAACCGCTCCGCCGACGCTCGGGTGCCGGTCAGCTGGGCCGGGCAGGATCCAACCGAGACCGAGCAGCCGGTCCAGACGACAACACCCACCACCAAGCCGGGCGGCGGCGGCTCAACGGCGCCCACCAGCGCCACCCCCAAGCCCGGGAACCCTCCGGTGACGAGTGCGCCGCTCGTGCGTGAACCCCGCACCACCAAGGGTGCGTCCGGCCAGTCGCTCACCGTCGATCCGGCCACCGGGCTGGACCCGATGGTGACACGGTGAAGGTGACCGGTTCCGGCTACGACCCCAAGTTGGGCATCTACGTTGCGTTGTGCGTCGACAACGGGCCCGGCGTGACCCCGGCGCCGTGCCTTGGTGGTGGTGGACCCGAGACGGACGCCGACGGTGGCGGCTCGGTATGGATCTCCTCCAACCCGCCCGCCTACGGCGTCGATCTGGCCGAGCCCTTCGGTCCCGACGGATCCTTTGAGGTGGACCTGAACGTGGTCGCGGCCGACGAGTTCGTCGACTGCCTGGAGGTTCGCTGCGCGGTCGTCACCAAGGCCGACCACACGGCGAGCGCGGATCGTTCGGCCGACGCCCGGGTTCCGGTCAGCTGGGCCGGGCAGGATCCGGCCGAATCGGAACAGCCCGTGTCGACGACGAGCATCCCCGGTGCGGGTGCCGGCGGCACGCCGGTGACCACCCTGACGGTCACGCCGAACGCCGCGGCTGTTGCCACGCCAAACCCTGCGACCGCCGTTGCCCCGAAGGTGGCCGGCGTGACGCAACTCGGCGCGGTGACGGGCGGCTCCAGCCCGACGACGCTGGCGTCGACCGGCGCCTCAGCCCGGTTGCTGGTGCTCGCCGCAGCGGCCCTGATCCTGGCCGGAATCGCCGGCCGAATCCTGTCACGACGAGTGAGGAACTCATGACCGAATCAACCGCAACCATCCCCGAGAGCCTCTCCGCCCATGTGCGGGAGGCGACGGCCACCGAGCACACCGAGGCGGAGAACTCCGCCTTCATCGTTGCGCTCATGGGGGGCGATGTGCCGCTCGCCGGCTACGTCGGCTATCTCCAACAGCTGCGGGCCGTCTACGAGTTGCTCGAAGGGATCGTCAACGATGACCGCCACGGCGACGTGATGGGGACGTTTCACGACCCTGGTCTCGAGCGTCTGCAGGCGCTCGAGACCGACTTGGACTGGCTCGAACTTGAGCTGGACGCGTCAGGTGCGCAGGCACCGTCCACCGTCCTGCCCGCCACCCGGACGTACCTGGGCGACATTGAGGCGGCGGCGAACGACCCGAACTACTCGGCGCCACGGTTGCTGGCCCATCACTACATCCGATACCTGGGCGACCTGTCGGGTGGCTTCTTCGTCGGCAAGCGCATCCGGGAGATCTATGGCCTCACCCCGGACGGGGGAGCGTCGGTCTTCGACTTCCCAGACATCGTCGGCCCGGGCGCTTGGAAGCAGCGCTACCGGGACAACCTGGATGCGTTGGAGTGGTCGGCCGAGGAGCGGCAGGCCTTCGTCGATGAGGCCAAGGGTGCGTACCTTCATCACTCGAAGGTGTTCGACGAGCTGGCTGAGCTTTAGCAAGCCGGAGGCGCTTCGTCGCCAACCCCATCTGCCGTCACCGGTCGAGGGGGTTGGCGACGAGCATCCCTTCTTGGTGGGCCGCCTCGCACAGTGCGAAGTCGGCGCTGGTAAACACGTCTGCGCCGACCAACGTTGCGGCGGCCAAGTGCACGGCGTCGTAGCCCCGCAATGCGTAGTGGGGCGCCAGCTTTCGGGCTCGCTCGATGACCTCCACGTCGACCTCGATGATGTCGAGCTGCTCGACCAAGTCATCAAGTGAATGCTCGGCCACGTGGAATGCCTCCAACGTCAGTCGACCTTGACGGTGTGCCGCCGCAAGCGCCGCCGCGGCCTCGACCTCGATCAGGCTGACCGCCACCAGTGACAGCGCGTCCCCCCAAACAGCGTAGGCAGCGTGGGTGCCTGCTTCGGCGACGATCAACTTCACGAGCAT
Coding sequences within it:
- a CDS encoding ABC transporter substrate-binding protein; its protein translation is MSRRASRSGLRRPTLVGIVLGAALLMAACGDGGVTLGQNKESTPGLGDDVAAAIEPELPLQVVSDNGETVTVDSLDRIVSLDGGVTEILFALGMGDRLVGRDISTTFAEAEKIPLLTKAHDISAESVLSVRPDLVIASELIGPPEAKASIEAAGVPVVTIDPVVAVDGVGDRIRTVGELTGVAPAAEELAAGLDEELDEEAAAPAGAEAPLVAFLYVRGSAGVYLMAGPGSGVDSLIEASGATDASAKIGLSDPFTPLTSEALVKAQPDVILVTTTGLESVDGVAGLMQIPGVAQTPAGQSGRVVTMEDGLLFSFGVRTPEVVESLKAAFAESGQPDRS
- a CDS encoding iron ABC transporter permease, which gives rise to MTETTQQVRARRRRSLFVGGVVALVAVGLVSATSGAMNISIAEVWAALRGGADLDPTIRSVLVDIRFPRVVLGMLVGASMAASGAVLQGSFANPLAEPGIIGVTAGSAVGAVIYIVSGAAVLGTFGLSAAALFGGMAAIALVYTSSRRSGRTDIVTLVLTGIAVNAFAGAIIGLLSYLASDAQLRGIVFWTLGSLAQASWSDVVLVTIMGGGGIALAWSIGRALDVVSLGEVQAQHLGIPVERIRIISLFAAALAAAGATAVAGQILFVGLVIPHAVRMLIGPSHRALILGSALVGAVLVALADVVARTIVAPAELPLGVLTALVGAPVFFRQIRKSRLGEAT
- a CDS encoding biliverdin-producing heme oxygenase is translated as MTESTATIPESLSAHVREATATEHTEAENSAFIVALMGGDVPLAGYVGYLQQLRAVYELLEGIVNDDRHGDVMGTFHDPGLERLQALETDLDWLELELDASGAQAPSTVLPATRTYLGDIEAAANDPNYSAPRLLAHHYIRYLGDLSGGFFVGKRIREIYGLTPDGGASVFDFPDIVGPGAWKQRYRDNLDALEWSAEERQAFVDEAKGAYLHHSKVFDELAEL
- a CDS encoding Lsr2 family protein, encoding MEFVIARNPDPNSTLPYLVRLPVGTRPVVLKVKDTWPRTAKVYCHPADEWPDPATLDIVERVPVASCVRRGVAIDLVLDRGRENRSQFVFTKARGREVVFWQSARTRKQARPNVTVPSARASGHRLNIVVDTRERYAWKFSAQQATTTKRALPAGDYAVDGVDGRPAAVVERKSLEDLVSTITGGKLWTLLAALADVPHAALVVDERYSSVFKLDRVRPALIAEQLAEAAVRYPSVPIVFAETRQLAQEWTYRFFGAALDHRLNEEAGAQRLDGLTGAGPVPAREPTTAEVRSWAIAAGLTVADRGRLRPEIWTAYRSAVAGSPEAVG
- a CDS encoding type II toxin-antitoxin system VapC family toxin — protein: MTTYVDTSMLVKLIVAEAGTHAAYAVWGDALSLVAVSLIEVEAAAALAAAHRQGRLTLEAFHVAEHSLDDLVEQLDIIEVDVEVIERARKLAPHYALRGYDAVHLAAATLVGADVFTSADFALCEAAHQEGMLVANPLDR
- a CDS encoding ATP-binding cassette domain-containing protein; translated protein: MTNYVRRLVGSAAREPDPVRLGQGAVALEASGIVLARGGRQVLTDFNLKLHGGELVAIIGPNGVGKSTALSVLAGDVLADSGTVSVLGSDPQSLAPVELARRRAVMTQHHRFPFDFTVTEVVEMGRWAAPTSVGGQRDDTELADALTSADLDGLAERPVTQLSGGERARVAFARTMLQGAPVVLADEPTASLDLRHQHLLMRRLRDRARAGAAVAAVLHDLALAAEYSDRVVLLAPGGATTGAEPVADVLVPERLEDAYGCRIVIGAHPVSGTPVPFFFGS